From Manihot esculenta cultivar AM560-2 chromosome 18, M.esculenta_v8, whole genome shotgun sequence:
aaattgacaagactcacaatctagaatagacaaaaaatgaaactgtggatataacttcttcaaaaccgagagagaaggatgccctaaacgacaatgaacatcaaaaggtgttaaacgcgtggagcataccagagatcgaggtagttgctgatccaagacgtaaagaccctctgactcacttcctctaccaataatctgcttcgtcgaaagatcctgaaaaacacagtgatcaggaaagaatgagacacaacaattcaatgcacgagtgagtttactcacggaaagcaaattaaatgcgaacttagggagacataacacagaggatacagaaagagaaggggttaagttgacatgaccatAATCCATGACAGACAatttagtgccatcagcaagagtaacataagaaggcgatgtatgagactcaagattggacaaaagggtagaattacctgacatatgatcagtagcaccagaatcaataacccatttggaggatgaagacacaagacatgcagtagagttacctgactcagcaattgcagtgatagaggaggaattagaagattttatagatgcctggtattggatgaattgtgcatactcatctgcagatatcaaaattccctgatcggaagatcaattcaatttgtgttccgtgattttagtcatcataggaatcacatcagttatggtggtggttttaacttcagccataaggacaaccaacccaaaaacaatagcaacaaaagaaacacagaatcagaaaacaATACCCGacgtgaacagtaccacgtgAACAATATCCGTGAACAGTACCATAAACAGTATTTGTGAATagtgccgatgaacagtaccaaataaaacacctccacccaacacccgaacggcaaacaaacctcaaatcTGACAAGGAGTCGGTGTGGTGACTCCAGCGATGGTGaaatccaaatgttaccctttatggataacccaaatgaatggagccctaagtctcaaaaaaaattttagagagaaaagagaaaaaaatctctatgagaaaggctctgataccatgtagaaagataatatttattgtatatcacaataaagattacaacctatttatacatgagagacggtaactaaacaggaaggaaaatcaagcctattattatacaatccctaagattaagcaactgacctatctatcaatatttacttcctatattaatatatttactttctataacttataacagtaTTAAAGTTAATTAATGGATAAAGTTATAATAGATCAAGGATGCTGCTTTCCTCTTTGGGGATGGGCCATGTGACAGTTGGGCTCATTTCATGTGCATGGCTCATCTCAGGTACATAACTTGGTTGTTGTTTTAAATTTTGCTTTTGAAGCATGCAAAATAGGTGGTGTCATATAGTTTAGGTTTGATGTCTGAAGGAGAAACTTTGGCTTCCAGTTTCTGGTGAAAATTTATAGCATGATTTACAACTATGATGATGTTTTAGCTGTGACATCCATTTAGCGTTGAAAATGTATAATTTTACAAAAGACTACTGATAATGTGTTAGCTGTAATACTATGCGAATAACCCTAGTGTAATTGCAGAGATTTCTTATGCCAATGTCATCTTGTATCTTCTCTGAATCCAGGAACTCCTGCTGCTAGGATGAAGAAAGTCCCGAGTAACATAGTGAAGAAAAGGAGCCGTGAATTGACTTCTGTTTTTGAAGCTTTCACTCCATATAATGGAATGGAGGGTAGAGTGGAAAGAATATGGATAACTGAAATAGCAACTGATGGAATTCACCTGGTGAGTCTGTCCTGCATAAACCAAACTCTGCCTTTAGATTCAGTTGTATCATATGGTTCTGAGATTGTGATGCTCCTTTCAGTTTGTTGTCCAGTAGAATAAAACTAATTATTGACAGATTTATTTTGTTGGCATGTCAATACATTTTCTGTATTCCATATGTgacattattttcttttctttcaaacccaATTGGCATATGTTGTATTAAGAATGAGCACCTTATTTTTCTCCTTCATGTGGGTGCTATTACTCTTTTAAAAGAAGATTTCCTGCTggccaaaattttttattacttgGCAGAAATAGAGTGGGAAGAAAATTTTGCATTATATGATTTTGAATTATGTTGGTTCaaatccttaaaattttattggacAATATAGAAGCGCTTCTTCTAGAAACCcattatttatatttctaaCTGCCTATTCCTTATTTGCAAAGGTTGGCCATACGAAGGCATACATTCAGGTGCTTGTAGTTGCTCCAGAAAGCATGCTGGGTACTTCGGCTATTGTTAAGATAACATCTGTTGGAAGGTGGTCTGTTTTTGGCGAAGTGATTCAAGCTCTCAACCAAATGGATGAAAAAACAGTTTCCAGTAAAAAAATGCCTGGTCAAGAAAAATGTTCTCCCTGCTCCGACCCATTTGTAACTTGTGCATGTTCAAAGGAATCAGAGCCTTGCGATTGTGGACCAGAAAGCTGTGGAGGACAGAATGATGTGCTACTGGACAACCGAAATAGAAGAAATCTGATTGGATGGTTATTGAGGAAGAGGAAAAATCAAATGCACAAAAAGGTGGAGAATGGGATTGCCTTGGGATCCTTGAAAAAGCAAGAGCAGACAAGAGAAAACTCGAGTACATGGAGCATTGTCGATTGGGCTCTTGTAGGAGGAATGCTGGTCAGCTTATTGACAATTGTAGTTCTACTATTGCATCTTAGTTTTAGGACCATTTCTGCCAAgtgaattatatattttgtattttactCATCCATTTTTCGGGGAGACTCTTCATGGAAGATTAAAAGCACACAAATGAAATTTTGGTGGGTAAAACAGATTCTTGCAAAGTTGTATTTTTTATGCCTTCTGTTATTGAGGTCTGATTGCACTTGCTATGCAGCTTTTTGAAAATCATATTTGTACTCTTCCTGCTTCTCCTACATtggttattttaattaaacactGCACCTTATTCTTCAGTGCAGCTCTGTGCACATTTTACAGTACGCATCTGTTGCTTTTTATCAGCCGACCTTCCACTATCTACTGTATATTTCGTAAAATGCACAATATGATTGCTCAGAATATTACAGAATATGAAGTAAAGAACCAAAAAGAATGGTGGGGTTCCATACGAGAGATTCAAAGAGGCAGGATATGCATCTTCTGCTAAAGTGAGATTCTTTTGCAGGTTGGTGCATGATAAAATGAAGGCACCCACTGTTACTTATCTGTCTTCTTCTGCTATAATGCTTATGGTGACATTTATTTACTTATTCACCCGTCCTTCACAAAAATTAAGTAAATGAATGGTTTATTGACAATAATTTCCAGCTCATAGTAGCATATCTGATTTGGATGGCAATCTCTTGAAGAAATTGACAGGTACTGAGGGCATCTTGCTCCTGAACCTGGGATGTCTCAGCAAGTAGAGGCCAACCAGTACAGCAACAACCTGGAATGGAGTTACGTAAATGAAAACAGCCCAGATCAATGAAAAGATTATGAAGATGGCTGTAGCCCTTGGATCTCGCCAGCTCAGAATTGCTTGAGCTCTTTCCCCTTGGCTAGCCAAATCGCCCACCACTGTCTGTACTCTGCCTGCAACACTTCTCAGCCTGTCATATCTCATTCTCACAATATCAGGTGGTCGTGAAGTGGGAAAAGTGTCGAATTCCTCATCTAGCTCATCCGGGTGCACATTATCAGCTTGCGAAAGCCGAGTATCCATGTGAGGTGGGTGTCTTGGCCTGTACCTATAGTTCCATATCCCAATCACGAACAGGTAGAGGAAGATTGTGGGAAGTAGCAACTCTGGATAACAAATCAATATCAAGAACAGTACATGAACAAGACATGTTGTTATTGCGTTTCTCCAAGTGCAAATGGCATTGAACCATTGACAGACAGCTGCAACCCCTCCAAGCAGTTTCATAATGCGGCCCAAATTTGCTTTGCTTCTTCTTAAACTCCACATATGGTAATCCACATCCAACATATACTCCACAGCTTCACGTCTCAGCGGTGGCTCTGCTCTTCCTAGCCTTGCTGCCACTATCTGCATTGCCTGGTGGCGGAGCCAATCGATGTGCCTAATAGAAATTGGTTGGAGGTAGTGCATTTTGGGAAGCAATGGCTTGCCATATTGAGTCACCATATTAACCCACGCTGTGCAGGTAAACCTCAATGCCAATTGAATTTCTCCATGCTTCTTTAATCCATAAGGTTGAAGAACAAGCAGAGGATAGTAATGTGAATATATACGATCAGTTTCTAAAGTCGAAAGACGAATTCTCACTTTCCCAATTCTCTGATCCCTTGCTTCCTCCTTGCTTCCATTGATTTGGCAATTGTCAAAAACACCAATTGTGATCACAGTACAAGGATCATAAACATCCCAAGTATACTGCTCGTTCCAACGAGGATGCAGGTTATCAAGAAGCGTTCTGGTTCGAACCCATTTGTTGCCGTACTTAGCCGCACAGTATGGGTCAGTAGTCCTACCAACCTTGCTCTTCATGGGTAGCAAATTTCTTGCACTTATAATGCCAAGTTCAAGAATTCcaattctttcttttctcaGGAACTTGGAAGATGGCTGAAGATCGCTGCTAAAATGTGTAGATTCATCAAGAACATGGTAACCTGTCTCTAAGCAGAGACATAATAAAATCTTGCTAGAGAAtttatctttcttcttctctccttccTCTGCTAGTGAAGGCTTCATGAGATTGAACCAGCGAGGATCTGGGAGTTTAGCAGTTTCTCTTCTTGGTGGGACGTCTCTAACAGGTATTCTCACCCCTCCCATAATCTCGTCCTTTCCGGGACCAACCCTGTCTTCAACAGACAAAAGTATGAAATCCTCAAAAGGCTCAGATGCCACAAACATAAGCTCTTCATTCCAAACTGGATTGAAGGTTCGCATCGGTGAAGGTTTAGTGATCCTTCCCTGATTCCCAAGCTGAACCTTGACATAAAAATCCGGTGCTCTACCTTTCTCCGACGGAAAAAGATCTTGAGCTTCGATGACATGAACTCGAAGGTAATACAATTTCGGAGAAAAATATACCTTGGATCTTGTATTGGCCAGGTTTGTGTGACCAATGTCGTGAGCATCACTGTGCCATGCCTCAGGAAATGATTCATCAGCTTGTGTTCCCATCCAAACTGCAAGCATAATTTCCCCTTTACTAATTTTATCACCCCTCCTGTCTTCCAATTTATACCACTGAGGAGCCAGTGGACTATCCGGCGGGACGCGAAGAGGGACTTCTGATAGATCAAAAAAATATCTGCCAACAAAATCATCCTTGACAAAATCCTTGTCTTTTACAGTAACTTCAAGCAAATTTGACTGTAGTCTATCCTTTGAGAAAGCAAATATTTGATTCCAAACTGGGTTCTGGTTCTTCTCCAAGTGTTTAGTCCTTCCTTTGTAATTCCCAAGCTTCACTTCCACATATGGATCAACACTCCCAGAAACATCCATGATTGGAAGATCTCTAGCCTTCACCACACTCACATACAAGTAATGCATCTGCTCCACCAAATCATAAGTACTCGCCGTCTTGTCCCCTGCTCTGTATCGCATGAGTGCAGCCACCGGTGGACGGGTCTCCACCAATACAAATTCTGGATTCTGCTTGGGTATTTGCATATGCATTACTGTAGGTGGCCCTACTTGAGCATAATCAGTCCTTGCCTGCACTGGAGGTG
This genomic window contains:
- the LOC110606442 gene encoding FT-interacting protein 7; protein product: MHPNMATKLVVEVLDASGLMPKDGQGSANPFVQVNFDDQRQRTQTKPNDLNPCWNEKLVFNVRDLKNLPEKIIEVVLYHDRKGEGVHDKNFLGRVRISGVSVPSSESEANVQRCPLEKRSIISNVKGDVALKIYAVHDGNYYTSTTQPSKAASVETKGTPLREINSNKLEEDFMADEKKTKKKKEKEVRTFHSIGTTPSGGPGPSPPPTTSGFGFGFETHAMKEKAPPVQARTDYAQVGPPTVMHMQIPKQNPEFVLVETRPPVAALMRYRAGDKTASTYDLVEQMHYLYVSVVKARDLPIMDVSGSVDPYVEVKLGNYKGRTKHLEKNQNPVWNQIFAFSKDRLQSNLLEVTVKDKDFVKDDFVGRYFFDLSEVPLRVPPDSPLAPQWYKLEDRRGDKISKGEIMLAVWMGTQADESFPEAWHSDAHDIGHTNLANTRSKVYFSPKLYYLRVHVIEAQDLFPSEKGRAPDFYVKVQLGNQGRITKPSPMRTFNPVWNEELMFVASEPFEDFILLSVEDRVGPGKDEIMGGVRIPVRDVPPRRETAKLPDPRWFNLMKPSLAEEGEKKKDKFSSKILLCLCLETGYHVLDESTHFSSDLQPSSKFLRKERIGILELGIISARNLLPMKSKVGRTTDPYCAAKYGNKWVRTRTLLDNLHPRWNEQYTWDVYDPCTVITIGVFDNCQINGSKEEARDQRIGKVRIRLSTLETDRIYSHYYPLLVLQPYGLKKHGEIQLALRFTCTAWVNMVTQYGKPLLPKMHYLQPISIRHIDWLRHQAMQIVAARLGRAEPPLRREAVEYMLDVDYHMWSLRRSKANLGRIMKLLGGVAAVCQWFNAICTWRNAITTCLVHVLFLILICYPELLLPTIFLYLFVIGIWNYRYRPRHPPHMDTRLSQADNVHPDELDEEFDTFPTSRPPDIVRMRYDRLRSVAGRVQTVVGDLASQGERAQAILSWRDPRATAIFIIFSLIWAVFIYVTPFQVVAVLVGLYLLRHPRFRSKMPSVPVNFFKRLPSKSDMLL